GGCAGTGGCACCGACTACTTCTCCCTGGCAATCCTGCGCCAACTCGAACAGCTTGATGTGGCTGTAATTAACCCAAGTGGTGCGGTCGAGGCGGTCAAGGACAAGCTCTATGCCCACCAGTTGTTAGCCCAGCGCAATCTGCCGATTCCCCGCACCATGCTGGTGCGCTTTCCGGTGAACCTCGAGCTGGTTGCGGCTCAAATTGGCTTCCCCTGTGTTGTGAAGCTGCTGGTTGGTTCCTATGGCGATGGCATTGTGTTGAGCCAAGACCCCCGGAGCTTCCAGGATCTAATGGAGCTTGTCTCCGCCCTGGATCGATCCCAGAGCCTGATCCTGCAGCAGTACATCGATACCCGCCCCGGCCAGGACCTACGGGTATTTGTGATCGGTGGCAGGGTGCTCGGCGCGATGCTGCGCCGAAGTACGGATGGCAGCTTCAAGGCGAACATCAGCCGTGGTGGTGATGGTGAGGCCTTTGCCATCACCCCCGCAATTGAACAGCTGGCCTTGGCCAGTGCCGCCGCCGTGCAGCTTGATATTGCCGGAGTGGATCTACTTTTTGATGGTGATGGCTATAGCGTTTGCGAAGTAAACAGTGCCCCAGGCTTCTGCGGCTTTGAGGCAGCGACCGGCCTCAATGTTGCCCGCGCCATGCTCGAGCATTGCCAAGCACGGCAGCAAAAGCAGGGCGAAAGCTACGTACCAAGGGCCCCACGGGAGTTGGTTCAAAGCCAGTGAGATTTGATCGCCAGTTGATGGATCAACTGGCGCGCGGCTTGGCGCTGGTCCTGGGTGGAGGCATCAGCGCCCTCTCCCTCCACGAAATAGCGGGCTAAAACATTGGTGTCGAGCCCGATCACGGTTGCGGCAGGCTGGCGACATCAAAATCGACCGGTAAGGGTGGGCACCGACTCTTGAGTAGGCCGAAATGGTCTGAGGCCGAGCTGCTGGCGCAGGCTCTTGGGGATGGTGACCTGTCCCTTGCTGGTCATTGAGCAGGAAGCTGAGGTGTCCACGCCCGGTTTCAGCAACGTCGTATCTGGTAATACTGCCAATCCATTTGGGTGCCTGCTGCTCTTTCGCACGAAAAATGGAATGAATTGCCCCTGCGGCGCCAATTCCGGCCTCGGCGCATGGGGAGCTGGAGCCCGCCCTACGCGATTACATCCTGTTGATCACGCCCTGTCGCTTAAGAAAAGGGCGAACTGGCTGTAGCCAACCTATCGATTGATGCGGATGGGAATCTGTTCTTTATTGAGGTGAAGGGCCGGGTGGATGGGGCAGGGAGGCCACCCCATTGACTTTCGCTGTCATGCTGATCCTAGAGTCCTACTTCTGGAGGCAAGAAGCATGAAAGTGACCGTGGAGCTTTCTGACCAGGAGATGACTGAAGTCCTGGAGCTGACCGGCGAGCGCAAAAAAGGGCCTGCCATCCGGCGGTTGATGGAGGAAGCACTGCAGCTGCGCCGCC
This genomic interval from Cyanobium sp. WAJ14-Wanaka contains the following:
- a CDS encoding RimK family alpha-L-glutamate ligase; its protein translation is MNLWILQKRCSGLVEPYELMRLREESRHFGVALEAVAPEEIDLIVSRGGRRSIRRCGQEVDLPDVLLSRTGSGTDYFSLAILRQLEQLDVAVINPSGAVEAVKDKLYAHQLLAQRNLPIPRTMLVRFPVNLELVAAQIGFPCVVKLLVGSYGDGIVLSQDPRSFQDLMELVSALDRSQSLILQQYIDTRPGQDLRVFVIGGRVLGAMLRRSTDGSFKANISRGGDGEAFAITPAIEQLALASAAAVQLDIAGVDLLFDGDGYSVCEVNSAPGFCGFEAATGLNVARAMLEHCQARQQKQGESYVPRAPRELVQSQ